From a region of the Leptospirales bacterium genome:
- a CDS encoding cyclic nucleotide-binding domain-containing protein, translated as MKVRKSKRKAIAAVLGRFFRVADREAPRLASMGLLFFLLMGGLGLGRAAIESFFLAEAGADGIPLMYILNAALMTLASLAYSLLEDRIARYRFFQILFALFALVLAGLRLAIGSMQGGREGLAFAVFGYYELFIIIFQMHFWTFANDVFDPREGKRIFPYIGGMGIAGNIAGSLLAAPLVGVLGGTSNLFWIWAALIGLGAPGAYWVRRTALQAGLTHAASREAEGRSGTLFDNLRGLWDQPLIRRLAIIQAPLWAVVHTVDWLFLSALEEMTPDLDQRTATLGLLNGAVSITGLLVQFLVTGLVLRRAGIGPAFASYSISMTLGAAALLARSLMGAAGAVRDALNPRRILALSARFVDESILYSIYESAQQLLYNALPSAERGLARAFITGFMEPMATAAVGLILLLAARAEVGQPIIAGGAVGCGLIWIFLSLRVQRDYSGALLRNLSSRDIDQRDHAARQIEGIDRRESNRLLLQSVLGPDEEAALFAVRLIASAPDRRTLLALADAALRTASVVRCEILRVIGDEHQRLADPEGRNAVSVLLRTALGDDIASVRAAAVRAAGLFFSGDAPHVLQAMLEDSDVEVRQQAIVGLLRPVGVLRRGHKAYRSLQNLAQATHAEQRLAAVRSIRELGRGELRELLAPLTADRSVEVRYEAVRALSVYGDEQSVAALIACLEERSLAALAADTLARMGEKVMPQLLAQLQRPDLSNRQRAVVLTTLGELGGADAIESIGQYLTNQDLSVEDAAIGALSSIQERLESDGLSERQLRLLLSPGLQATLRRACGALIRRISHDRAFILRLRGSGRITGVALLIDSLSRISQHREEIALKFLQMLSHGPSIRAAAASLRSRDRRSISEAVELLEGAGPEAREFGRILEASINGQELLEEPVTDYEMIIDLLIQKQDPWFMSCVIFAIGELKMQELADHVESLTGHQWPAVRANAHLALRKLGRRKSGANKREVKAMSRTMERILFLRSVAIFADVDGADLQWINEITRERKVRKGQVVFHENDVGDAMYLILSGQVRVSRGATNLELLGERDCFGEMSILDNEPRSATVRATQDSVMLAIKRDDFQRLVLARPQISFSLFRTISRRLRDMTARLAAS; from the coding sequence ATGAAAGTTCGCAAGAGCAAACGCAAAGCGATCGCCGCCGTACTGGGACGTTTCTTTCGCGTTGCTGACCGGGAGGCGCCGCGCCTGGCCTCCATGGGTTTGCTGTTCTTTCTGTTGATGGGCGGCCTGGGCCTGGGACGCGCCGCCATTGAATCCTTCTTCCTGGCCGAAGCCGGCGCCGACGGCATTCCGCTGATGTACATCCTGAACGCGGCGTTGATGACGCTGGCGTCGCTGGCCTACTCTCTGCTGGAAGATCGAATCGCGCGCTATCGTTTCTTTCAAATCTTGTTTGCACTTTTTGCATTGGTTCTGGCCGGTTTGCGACTGGCCATTGGCTCGATGCAGGGCGGGCGCGAAGGCCTGGCATTTGCAGTATTTGGATACTACGAACTATTTATCATCATATTCCAGATGCATTTCTGGACCTTTGCCAATGATGTCTTTGATCCTCGGGAAGGTAAGCGCATCTTCCCCTACATTGGCGGCATGGGCATCGCTGGCAACATTGCCGGCAGTTTACTGGCAGCGCCGCTGGTCGGTGTGCTCGGCGGGACCAGTAATCTCTTCTGGATCTGGGCGGCATTGATTGGACTGGGCGCGCCCGGGGCCTACTGGGTTCGACGGACGGCGCTGCAGGCCGGATTGACCCACGCTGCGTCGCGCGAAGCGGAAGGGCGCAGCGGCACTCTCTTCGACAACCTGCGCGGACTCTGGGATCAGCCATTGATCCGTCGTCTGGCAATCATCCAGGCGCCGCTCTGGGCGGTGGTCCACACTGTGGACTGGCTCTTTCTGAGCGCACTGGAGGAGATGACGCCGGATCTCGACCAACGCACGGCGACGCTTGGCTTGCTGAACGGCGCGGTTTCGATCACGGGACTGCTGGTTCAGTTCCTGGTAACCGGTCTGGTATTGCGGCGCGCCGGCATTGGTCCCGCCTTTGCCAGCTATTCGATCTCCATGACTCTTGGCGCCGCCGCTTTGCTGGCTCGCAGTTTGATGGGGGCCGCCGGCGCCGTACGCGACGCGCTGAATCCGCGAAGAATTCTGGCTCTGTCCGCTCGATTTGTTGATGAAAGTATACTCTACTCGATCTATGAATCGGCCCAACAATTGCTCTACAATGCGCTGCCCTCCGCCGAACGCGGCCTGGCGCGGGCTTTTATTACTGGATTCATGGAGCCAATGGCTACCGCTGCCGTAGGCTTGATTCTCTTGCTTGCCGCGCGGGCCGAGGTTGGGCAGCCGATCATTGCCGGCGGGGCGGTTGGCTGCGGACTGATCTGGATTTTTCTATCACTGCGCGTCCAGCGCGACTATTCCGGCGCGCTGCTGCGAAATCTCAGTTCGCGCGATATCGACCAGCGCGACCATGCGGCGCGCCAGATCGAGGGGATTGATCGGCGCGAAAGCAATCGTCTGCTTCTGCAAAGCGTCCTCGGCCCGGACGAAGAAGCCGCTCTCTTCGCCGTCCGGCTGATTGCTTCGGCGCCCGACAGACGCACATTGCTGGCCCTTGCCGACGCAGCGTTGCGGACTGCGAGCGTCGTGCGGTGTGAGATTCTTCGCGTCATCGGCGACGAACACCAGCGCCTTGCAGATCCAGAAGGTCGCAATGCAGTCAGCGTGCTGCTGAGGACGGCTCTCGGCGACGACATCGCCAGCGTGCGGGCCGCCGCGGTGCGCGCCGCCGGCCTCTTCTTCAGCGGCGACGCCCCGCACGTTTTGCAGGCTATGCTGGAGGATAGCGACGTCGAGGTGCGCCAGCAGGCTATCGTTGGACTCTTGCGTCCGGTTGGCGTACTGCGGCGCGGACACAAAGCCTACCGCTCGCTGCAAAATCTGGCCCAGGCGACACATGCCGAGCAACGGCTGGCTGCAGTACGCTCCATTCGCGAACTGGGACGCGGCGAGCTGCGCGAGCTACTGGCCCCGCTGACTGCCGACCGCAGCGTCGAGGTGCGCTACGAGGCCGTTCGCGCACTCAGCGTCTATGGCGACGAGCAGTCCGTGGCAGCGCTCATTGCCTGCCTTGAGGAGCGAAGCCTTGCGGCGCTGGCTGCGGATACGCTGGCGCGTATGGGCGAAAAGGTTATGCCACAGCTGCTGGCTCAGTTGCAGCGTCCCGATCTCAGCAACCGGCAGCGCGCCGTAGTGCTGACAACACTCGGCGAATTGGGCGGCGCGGATGCCATCGAAAGCATCGGTCAGTATTTAACTAACCAGGACTTGAGCGTCGAAGATGCAGCGATTGGCGCGCTCAGTTCCATTCAGGAGCGCCTGGAGAGCGACGGCCTCAGCGAGCGGCAACTGCGACTGCTGCTATCGCCTGGCTTACAGGCCACGCTGCGACGGGCCTGCGGCGCGTTGATTCGCCGTATCTCCCATGATCGCGCCTTTATTTTGCGCCTGCGAGGCAGCGGCCGCATCACCGGCGTAGCGCTGCTGATTGATTCGCTATCCAGGATCTCGCAACACCGTGAAGAAATCGCCCTGAAGTTCTTGCAAATGCTCAGCCACGGTCCTAGCATTCGGGCTGCGGCGGCCAGCCTGCGCAGTCGGGATCGCCGCAGCATTTCGGAGGCCGTAGAATTGCTGGAAGGGGCCGGCCCCGAGGCGCGCGAGTTTGGACGCATTCTGGAGGCCAGCATCAATGGCCAGGAGCTGCTGGAAGAGCCTGTCACCGACTACGAGATGATCATCGATCTCTTGATCCAGAAGCAAGATCCATGGTTCATGTCCTGCGTCATTTTTGCGATTGGCGAATTGAAAATGCAAGAACTTGCCGATCACGTAGAATCGCTGACTGGACACCAATGGCCGGCGGTTCGCGCCAACGCCCACCTGGCGCTGCGCAAGCTGGGCCGCCGCAAGAGCGGCGCAAACAAGCGAGAGGTAAAGGCGATGAGTCGAACCATGGAGCGGATCCTGTTTTTGCGCAGCGTGGCAATCTTTGCCGACGTCGATGGCGCCGACCTGCAGTGGATCAATGAGATTACCCGCGAACGCAAGGTGCGCAAGGGCCAGGTCGTTTTCCACGAAAACGATGTGGGCGATGCGATGTACTTGATCCTCAGCGGTCAGGTGCGCGTGTCAAGGGGCGCCACGAACCTTGAACTGCTTGGAGAACGCGACTGCTTTGGCGAGATGTCGATCCTGGACAACGAGCCGCGTTCGGCAACCGTGCGCGCCACGCAGGATTCGGTGATGCTTGCCATCAAGCGCGATGACTTTCAGCGGTTGGTGCTGGCCAGACCGCAGATCAGCTTTTCGCTTTTCAGAACGATCAGTCGCCGCCTGCGCGATATGACGGCGCGCCTGGCCGCATCCTGA
- a CDS encoding aminotransferase class I/II-fold pyridoxal phosphate-dependent enzyme, whose translation MGDPQLPLSQTVIRSRTLDIEEQSRAPLFEALKEHIREGVTPFHVPAHKHGHGLSEMREYCGDNMFLMDVNAMGDVDDLSNPVSVIDDAQRLAAEAFGAEYAYYLINGTTSGVHAMMLTALRPGDRIILPRNCHKSAFSGLILSGAVPVYAPVEMNEELGIAMGATVDALRDSFRRAPQSAAVFTLNPNYYGFTGDLENVVRLTREYDAVLMVDEAHGGHMYFHESLPATAMESGADMAVISTHKTCGSLTQSSMLLSSSRTVTNEKILNTLNLLRTTSASYLLMASLDVSRKQMAVNGRDMLARTLELANYARNEINKIKGLYCFGRELIDNQSVFNFDDTKINIHVRRLGMTGFEMERRLRQEYNIQVELADLNNIMAMVTVGDDEENINRLVQALKSISLKCRVQKFKRVTLTPDMPETIVTPRDAFYSFKKSVPLEKAVNEISGEMVMAYPPGIPVICPGERITQDIVDYITILKEHNCHLQGAADPFVNYIRVLGF comes from the coding sequence ATGGGCGATCCGCAACTGCCGCTGTCGCAGACTGTCATCCGCTCCCGCACGCTCGACATCGAGGAGCAATCGCGCGCGCCCCTCTTCGAAGCCCTCAAAGAACACATTCGCGAAGGCGTTACGCCCTTTCATGTGCCGGCGCACAAGCATGGTCACGGCCTGTCAGAGATGCGCGAGTACTGCGGCGACAACATGTTTCTGATGGACGTCAATGCAATGGGCGACGTCGACGATCTGTCCAATCCAGTTTCGGTGATTGACGATGCCCAGCGCCTTGCGGCGGAGGCCTTCGGCGCCGAATACGCCTACTACCTGATCAATGGCACTACCTCTGGCGTACACGCCATGATGCTGACCGCCCTCCGCCCGGGCGACCGCATCATCTTACCGCGCAATTGCCACAAGTCAGCCTTCAGCGGCCTGATTCTCTCCGGCGCCGTGCCAGTCTACGCTCCCGTAGAAATGAATGAAGAACTGGGGATTGCCATGGGCGCCACGGTCGACGCCCTGCGCGACAGTTTCCGGAGAGCGCCGCAGTCCGCGGCTGTATTTACGCTCAATCCCAATTACTATGGATTTACTGGCGATCTGGAAAATGTCGTACGACTGACGCGCGAGTATGACGCAGTTTTGATGGTCGATGAGGCTCACGGCGGGCACATGTACTTCCACGAGTCGCTGCCGGCCACGGCGATGGAAAGCGGCGCAGACATGGCAGTCATATCAACGCACAAGACCTGCGGATCTTTGACCCAGAGTTCCATGCTGCTGTCTTCCAGCCGCACAGTTACCAATGAAAAAATACTGAACACGCTCAACCTCTTGCGCACCACCAGCGCATCCTATCTGCTGATGGCTTCGCTCGATGTGTCGCGCAAGCAGATGGCCGTGAACGGACGGGATATGCTGGCGCGCACTCTGGAGCTGGCCAACTACGCGCGCAATGAGATCAATAAGATCAAGGGCCTGTATTGCTTTGGCCGCGAGCTGATCGACAACCAATCCGTTTTCAATTTTGACGATACCAAAATCAATATTCATGTGCGGCGGTTGGGCATGACCGGCTTTGAAATGGAACGCCGCTTGCGCCAGGAATACAATATCCAGGTGGAACTTGCCGACCTGAACAACATCATGGCCATGGTCACCGTCGGCGATGATGAAGAAAACATCAATCGCCTGGTACAGGCGCTGAAATCAATTTCCCTGAAGTGTCGCGTACAGAAGTTCAAACGCGTAACGCTGACTCCGGATATGCCGGAGACGATTGTAACCCCGCGCGACGCTTTCTACTCCTTCAAGAAGAGCGTGCCGTTGGAAAAAGCGGTCAACGAGATCTCCGGCGAAATGGTTATGGCCTACCCGCCGGGAATTCCCGTCATCTGCCCGGGCGAGCGTATTACGCAGGACATAGTGGACTACATCACGATTCTCAAAGAGCACAACTGCCACCTGCAGGGCGCCGCCGACCCCTTTGTGAACTACATCCGCGTGCTGGGCTTCTGA
- a CDS encoding saccharopine dehydrogenase family protein — MGKVLIIGAGGVGGVVAHKCAQVPEVFEEITLASRTLSRCQKIAAQIDRPIRVEQVDADNVEETARLIDRIKPQMVINVALPYQDLSIMEACLKTGVHYLDTANYESPDNPKFEYKYQWAYQQRFQQAGLMALLGSGFDPGVTNVFCAYAQKMYFDEIHTVDILDCNAGSHGHAFATNFNPEINIREITQNGRYWEQGRWVETGPLEIRLDWDYPEVGVKASYLLYHEELESLALNLRGLQRIRFFMTFGEEYLTHLRVLKNVGMIGIEPILYEGHPVVPLQFLKALLPDPASLAANYTGKTNIGCVIEGVKEGRKRKYYVFNVCDHAACYREVQAQAISYTTGTPAMIGAMLMMTGVWKGAGVFNMEQLDPTPFMEKLNQHGLPWQERWLD, encoded by the coding sequence ATGGGCAAGGTATTGATCATTGGCGCCGGCGGAGTCGGCGGCGTAGTGGCGCATAAGTGTGCGCAGGTTCCGGAGGTATTTGAGGAAATCACTTTGGCCAGCCGAACCTTGAGTCGCTGCCAGAAGATTGCCGCCCAGATCGACCGACCGATTCGCGTCGAGCAGGTGGATGCAGACAATGTGGAGGAAACGGCGCGGCTAATCGACCGGATCAAACCGCAAATGGTGATCAACGTCGCTCTGCCTTACCAGGATCTCAGTATTATGGAGGCCTGCTTGAAGACGGGCGTTCATTACCTGGACACTGCAAACTATGAGAGTCCGGACAATCCGAAATTTGAGTACAAATACCAGTGGGCCTATCAGCAGCGTTTCCAGCAGGCCGGCTTGATGGCGCTGCTGGGCAGCGGATTTGATCCAGGCGTGACCAATGTTTTTTGCGCCTACGCGCAGAAGATGTACTTCGACGAGATCCATACCGTCGACATCCTGGACTGCAACGCCGGCAGTCACGGCCATGCCTTTGCCACCAATTTCAATCCGGAGATCAACATTCGAGAGATTACACAGAATGGGCGCTACTGGGAGCAGGGTCGCTGGGTGGAAACCGGGCCTCTGGAAATCCGCCTGGACTGGGACTATCCGGAAGTTGGAGTGAAAGCCAGTTATCTGCTCTATCATGAAGAGCTGGAATCGCTGGCGCTCAATCTGCGCGGTTTGCAGCGCATTCGCTTCTTTATGACCTTCGGCGAGGAATACCTCACTCATCTGCGCGTGCTCAAAAACGTGGGCATGATTGGCATTGAGCCGATCCTCTACGAGGGACATCCGGTTGTCCCGCTGCAATTCTTGAAAGCGCTGCTGCCGGATCCGGCCAGCCTGGCGGCGAATTATACGGGCAAGACAAACATCGGGTGTGTCATCGAAGGAGTCAAGGAGGGAAGGAAACGTAAGTACTACGTATTTAATGTATGCGATCACGCCGCCTGCTACCGCGAGGTCCAGGCGCAGGCAATCTCCTATACTACCGGAACCCCGGCCATGATTGGCGCGATGCTCATGATGACTGGCGTCTGGAAGGGCGCCGGCGTTTTCAACATGGAGCAGCTGGACCCGACGCCCTTTATGGAAAAGCTGAACCAGCACGGTCTGCCCTGGCAGGAGCGCTGGCTGGATTGA